The following nucleotide sequence is from Mucilaginibacter sp. cycad4.
ATGCTGGTTGATCCTAAAACAGGTAATACAACCCGTGTTGGCCGTCAAAAAAATGACGCCGGCAAATTAGTAAGGGTAGCAAAAAAATCAGGGGAGGAAATTAAGTAATGACTTACGTACCAAGATTAAAATCAAAATACAAAGAAGAAATCCGCACCGCACTGAAAGATAAATTTCAGTACAAAAGCGTAATGCAGGTTCCTAAACTGGAGAAAATTGCCATTAACCAGGGTGTAGGTGGTGCAACTACCGACAAGAAATTGATCGAAAACACCATCACTGAGTTAACTACCATCACTGGTCAGCAAGCAGTATCTTCAAAATCTAAAAAAGATATCTCAAACTTTAAATTGCGTAAAAATATGCCGGTTGGCGTACGTGTTACCCTGCGTGACAACACAATGTACGAGTTTTTGGATCGTTTAATCGCTGTAGCCCTGCCACGTATCCGTGACTTCAAAGGCATCAACGATAAAGGTTTTGATGGCCGCGGCAACTATACATTAGGTATTACTGAGCAAATTATCTTCCCTGAGATAAATATTGACAAAATCAATAAAATCCAAGGTATGGATATTACCTTTGTAACCTCCGCAACAAACGATGTTGAAGCATTGGAGTTGTTGAAACAATTTGGTTTACCATTTAAAAATCAAAATAGCAATGGCTAAAGAAGGTGTAAAAGCACGTGAAGTAAAGCGCGCAAAATTAGTAGCTAAATTCGCTGAAAAAAGAGCTGCTTTGAAAGAAGCAGGCGATTACGCTGCTTTAGATAAATTACCAAAAGCATCATCACCGGTAAAACTGCACAACCGTTGCAAATTAACCGGCCGCCCTCGTGGTTATATGCGTCAGTTTGGCATTTCACGTGTTACATTCCGTGAAATGGCTCTTGAAGGCAAGATCCCGGGAGTGAAAAAAGCAAGCTGGTAAGCAAGCTAATATCAGAGATTAGAGGTTGGAGGTTAGTGATTAGGTTCGCTAACCTCCAATCTCTAATCTCTAATCTCATGAATTAACCGATGGAAGGTCGCCCCGGATGTTACGGGAAGGAAACCACCGTCATAACACAATAAAATGAATACAGATCCAATCGCAGATTATCTTACAAGAGTAAGGAATGCTATTAAAGCCAACCACCGGGTTGTTGAAATTCCTGCATCAAATCTGAAAAAGGAAATCACTAAGGTGCTTTTCGACAAAGGTTACATCGCAAATTACAAGTTTGAAGACAATGGTCCTCAGGGCAGCATTAAAGTTGCTTTAAAGTACCACCCGATAACTAAAATTTCTGCTATCCGCAGCATTTCGCGTATCAGTAAACCAGGTTTGAGGAAATACGCAGGTACAAGCAATATGCCGCGTGTATTAAATGGTTTAGGAATCGCCATCCTGTCAACTTCAAAAGGCGTTATGTCTGATAAAGAGGCACGTCAGCAAAATGTTGGTGGTGAGGTTTTATGCTACGTTTATTAATAGAAGAAATTTAAGCAATGTCAAGAGTAGGAAAAGCACCGATAGCACTGCCACAGGGAGTTACCGTTACCGTATCAGCAGAGAATGTTGTTACTGTTAAAGGTCCTAAAGGCCAGTTGCAACAGGCAATTGATAGCGATATCACTATTGCACAGGAAGACGGCCAGTTACTGGTTCAACGTCCGTCCGAACAAAAACGTCACAAAGCATTACATGGTTTATACCGTGCGCTTTTAAATAACATGGTAATTGGTGTAACTGAAGGTTACAAAGTGACCCAGGAATTAGTGGGTGTAGGTTACCGTGCCACCAATACAGGTAATACATTAGATTTAGTGTTGGGTTTCTCTCACCACTATGTATTTGAATTACCGCAGGAAATTAAAGTTACAACCACTGCTGATAAGGGTAAAAACCCAACCATCATACTTGAGTCTATCGACAAACAGTTAATTGGTCAGGTTGCAGCCAAAATCCGTTCATTACGTGCTCCGGAGCCTTACAAAGGTAAAGGTATCAAGTTCCAGGGCGAGATATTGAGAAGAAAAGCAGGTAAATCAGCATCTAAAAAATAATCGTCATGGGAGCTAAACTATCAAGAAGAGACAGGATTAAAAAAGGCATCAGGAAACGCCTTTCAGGGTCAACAGAACGTCCCCGCCTGTCAGTATTTAGAAGTAATAAAGGTATTTATGCGCAGATCATTGACGATGTAACCGGTAAAACTTTAGTTTCAGCATCATCTTTATCAAAAGATTTTGCCGCTGAAGGTACAAAATCAGATCAATCAGTAGCTGTAGGCAAGCTGGTAGCTTCAAAAGCTATCGCTGCAGGTATTAAAGATGTGGTTTTCGACAGGAACGGTTACCTGTACCATGGCCGTGTTAAGTCATTGGCCGAAGGTGCACGTGAAGGTGGTTTAAACTTTTAATCGAACAGAGAAATGTCAACAATCAACATAAAAAGAGTAAAAACAAGCGAGATCGAATTAAAAGACCGCTTGGTAAGCATACAGCGTGTTGCCAAAGTAACCAAAGGCGGCCGTACTTTCAGCTTCTCTGCCATTGTGGTAGTAGGTGATGAAAACGGTGTTGTGGGTTACGGTTTAGGTAAAGCTAAGGAGGTAACTGAAGCTATTGCTAAAGGCATTGATGATGCTAAAAAGAACCTGGTAAAAGTTCCGATCATTAACGGAACTGTGCCTCATGAGCAAATTGGTAAATTTAGCGGTGGTTTTGTTTTCATTAAACCAGCAGCTAACGGTACAGGTGTAATTGCCGGTGGTGCTATGCGTGCCGTATTAGAGTCGGCAGGTGTACACAACGTATTGGCAAAATCAAAAGGTTCATCAAACCCGCACAACGTGGTAAAAGCAACCGTATCGGCATTAGCCCAGTTACGTGATGCAAATACTGTAGCACAACAGCGCGGAATTAGTTTAGGTAAAGTATTTAACGGATAATCAGTCATGGCTAAGATCAAAATAACACAGATTAAGAGCGTGATCGACAGAACGGAACGCCAGAAAAAAACAATCGAGGCTTTAGGCTTGCGTAAAATTAACCACAGTGTGGAAGTTGAGGCTACACCTGCTATAGTTGGGATGGTTAGGAAAGTGAACCACCTGGTAGCGGTTGAAAATATTTAATATCATGAATTTAAGTAATTTAAAACCTGCAGAAGGTTCAACCAAAAATAGAAAAAGAATTGGCCGTGGTACAGGTTCTGGCCGTGGCGGTACGTCAACCCGTGGCCACAAAGGCGCCGGTTCACGTTCAGGTACCAGCACC
It contains:
- the rplR gene encoding 50S ribosomal protein L18, which produces MGAKLSRRDRIKKGIRKRLSGSTERPRLSVFRSNKGIYAQIIDDVTGKTLVSASSLSKDFAAEGTKSDQSVAVGKLVASKAIAAGIKDVVFDRNGYLYHGRVKSLAEGAREGGLNF
- the rpsE gene encoding 30S ribosomal protein S5, yielding MSTINIKRVKTSEIELKDRLVSIQRVAKVTKGGRTFSFSAIVVVGDENGVVGYGLGKAKEVTEAIAKGIDDAKKNLVKVPIINGTVPHEQIGKFSGGFVFIKPAANGTGVIAGGAMRAVLESAGVHNVLAKSKGSSNPHNVVKATVSALAQLRDANTVAQQRGISLGKVFNG
- the rpsH gene encoding 30S ribosomal protein S8, with amino-acid sequence MNTDPIADYLTRVRNAIKANHRVVEIPASNLKKEITKVLFDKGYIANYKFEDNGPQGSIKVALKYHPITKISAIRSISRISKPGLRKYAGTSNMPRVLNGLGIAILSTSKGVMSDKEARQQNVGGEVLCYVY
- the rplE gene encoding 50S ribosomal protein L5 — translated: MTYVPRLKSKYKEEIRTALKDKFQYKSVMQVPKLEKIAINQGVGGATTDKKLIENTITELTTITGQQAVSSKSKKDISNFKLRKNMPVGVRVTLRDNTMYEFLDRLIAVALPRIRDFKGINDKGFDGRGNYTLGITEQIIFPEINIDKINKIQGMDITFVTSATNDVEALELLKQFGLPFKNQNSNG
- the rplF gene encoding 50S ribosomal protein L6, with translation MSRVGKAPIALPQGVTVTVSAENVVTVKGPKGQLQQAIDSDITIAQEDGQLLVQRPSEQKRHKALHGLYRALLNNMVIGVTEGYKVTQELVGVGYRATNTGNTLDLVLGFSHHYVFELPQEIKVTTTADKGKNPTIILESIDKQLIGQVAAKIRSLRAPEPYKGKGIKFQGEILRRKAGKSASKK
- the rpsN gene encoding 30S ribosomal protein S14, whose amino-acid sequence is MAKEGVKAREVKRAKLVAKFAEKRAALKEAGDYAALDKLPKASSPVKLHNRCKLTGRPRGYMRQFGISRVTFREMALEGKIPGVKKASW
- the rpmD gene encoding 50S ribosomal protein L30, translating into MAKIKITQIKSVIDRTERQKKTIEALGLRKINHSVEVEATPAIVGMVRKVNHLVAVENI